ACCGTGTCAAAACATGTCCTTATTGAAGAATTAGAAAAATCTCAAATGAAACAAGAGATTCTTCCCTTTAAAATTGGAGATACTATTAAAGTTTCTTTTAAAATTATTGAAGGAAGCAAAGAAAGGATCCAAGATTTTGAAGGCACCGTGATTGCACGCAAAGGCTCTGGCCTTAATGAGACTGTCAGCTTGCATCGTGTTGCTTACAAAATGGGAATGGAAAAAACCTTTTTACTTCACAGCCCAAAAGTGGTCAAAATCAAGGTCATGCGTCAAGGAAGAGTGCGCAGAGCCAAATTGTATTACTTGCGTGGCTCTTATGGCAAAAAATCCAAAGTCCGTGCGTTAGTGGAATAAATGCTCTCTGATCTTGAAAAATCGCTCTACAACCAAGACTACCTAGCAATTTGCGGTTTTGATGAAGTGGGCATTGGCCCTCTAGCTGGCCCTGTTGTCGCAGCTTGCTGCATTGTACCTCCAAAAACACATCTCAAAGATATTGATGACAGCAAAAAGCTCACTTCCCAACAAAGAGAGCAATTTTTCCAAAAACTGCAAAATAATCCCAATATTGCCTTTGGCATTGGCATTATTGAGCCAGAAATGATCGATGAAATCAACATCCATAGAGCAGCACTTCTGGCTATGCAGCACGCTTTGGAGGATATGCCTCTAAAACCCGATTATGCTCTCATTGACGGCAAATTCGCCCCTCGCTTAGAAATCCCCCACCAAGTGATCATCAAAGGCGATGGACTCATTACTTGTATCAAAGCCGCCTCTATCATTGCCAAGGTGACAAGAGATGCTATTTTAAAGGAATACCATAAGCTCTATCCGCAGTATAGCTTTAATAATCACAAAGGCTATGGCACAAAAAAGCACCTCTTAGCGCTCCAAAAACACGGTCCTTGCCCCATTCATCGCCGAAGTTATCTCCCCGTTAAAGAAACCCACAATCTAA
This DNA window, taken from Chlamydiota bacterium, encodes the following:
- the rnhB gene encoding Ribonuclease HII, yielding MLSDLEKSLYNQDYLAICGFDEVGIGPLAGPVVAACCIVPPKTHLKDIDDSKKLTSQQREQFFQKLQNNPNIAFGIGIIEPEMIDEINIHRAALLAMQHALEDMPLKPDYALIDGKFAPRLEIPHQVIIKGDGLITCIKAASIIAKVTRDAILKEYHKLYPQYSFNNHKGYGTKKHLLALQKHGPCPIHRRSYLPVKETHNLTALLSNI
- the rplS gene encoding 50S ribosomal protein L19; translation: TVSKHVLIEELEKSQMKQEILPFKIGDTIKVSFKIIEGSKERIQDFEGTVIARKGSGLNETVSLHRVAYKMGMEKTFLLHSPKVVKIKVMRQGRVRRAKLYYLRGSYGKKSKVRALVE